One Acaryochloris thomasi RCC1774 DNA window includes the following coding sequences:
- a CDS encoding response regulator transcription factor, with product MPLTILVVDDDPAICLALTDYLELSGYGVLAAHNGRQAWSLVQQYRPHLIVTDIRMPQMDGFELMRQVRKQPAFRLMPVIFLTSKTETCDRIQGYRAGCDLYLPKPFELEELGAVVRNLLDRSQIVQSELQVQTQVPQAADLTLDLTSREQQVLVLLTEGLSNAQIGDHLHLSPRTIEKYVSKLLQKTETSNRAEIVRFALDHHLIEIGSHEEPELKPAALESSNVIDLHKRRPADQSRR from the coding sequence ATGCCTTTAACCATACTTGTAGTTGACGATGACCCTGCTATTTGTTTAGCGCTCACGGACTATCTAGAGCTGTCCGGCTATGGCGTGCTGGCGGCCCACAATGGTCGGCAAGCCTGGTCACTTGTTCAGCAGTATCGGCCTCATCTGATTGTGACGGATATCAGGATGCCGCAGATGGATGGATTTGAACTCATGCGGCAGGTTCGTAAACAGCCTGCTTTTCGACTGATGCCGGTGATTTTTCTGACTTCTAAGACCGAGACTTGCGATCGCATCCAAGGCTACCGAGCTGGCTGCGATCTCTACTTGCCTAAGCCCTTTGAACTCGAAGAGCTAGGGGCCGTTGTTCGTAACCTGTTAGATCGCTCTCAAATCGTGCAGTCGGAACTGCAGGTCCAGACTCAGGTGCCACAGGCTGCTGACCTGACCTTAGACCTCACGTCCCGCGAACAGCAGGTGCTGGTTTTGCTAACTGAGGGGCTATCCAACGCTCAAATTGGCGATCATCTCCATCTCAGCCCTCGCACAATTGAGAAATACGTCAGCAAGCTGCTGCAGAAGACTGAAACCAGCAATCGAGCAGAGATTGTGCGCTTTGCTCTCGATCATCACTTAATCGAGATTGGCAGTCACGAAGAGCCAGAGCTTAAGCCCGCTGCTCTTGAGTCAAGTAATGTAATAGACCTGCACAAGCGTCGGCCAGCAGATCAATCACGTAGGTAA
- the dnaN gene encoding DNA polymerase III subunit beta: MKLICSQGDLSAKLSLLSRVVPTNPTHPVLANVLVTAEAQRLGLAVFDLSLGMQVWLPATVETAGSITLPARFLSDIISRLPSSDVEVEIEDLSATLTCGMGHYQMQGLAADEFPALPTLDEVEPLEIPVELLLEGLQATLFAASTDESKQILTGLHVSTSADGLEFAATDGHRLAIATFPETMTETPMTLTIPAKALRELERMLGRVASAISFRFDNTQAAFELTTEQGTERLNCRLLEGQYPTYQQLVPTQFARQVTLDRQALLSGVERIAVLAARKNNIIRLRLNSEEQQVALSAEAPEFGTGEECIPAQISGESVEVAFNAKYLSDGLKSMAAQEIQLQLNEPTMPAILSPLGGRKVTYLIMPIQIR, from the coding sequence ATGAAACTGATCTGCAGCCAAGGAGATTTAAGCGCGAAGCTTTCGTTACTCAGTCGGGTTGTACCGACAAATCCGACCCATCCAGTCCTCGCTAATGTGCTGGTAACGGCAGAAGCTCAGCGCTTGGGACTAGCCGTTTTTGATCTCAGTTTGGGAATGCAGGTGTGGTTGCCAGCGACGGTTGAGACAGCAGGTTCAATTACTCTCCCGGCTCGGTTTCTCAGCGATATTATTTCTCGTTTGCCCAGCTCTGATGTGGAGGTGGAGATTGAGGATCTCAGCGCCACGCTCACCTGCGGTATGGGACACTACCAGATGCAGGGATTGGCTGCTGATGAGTTTCCGGCTTTGCCGACGCTGGATGAAGTGGAGCCTTTAGAAATTCCAGTGGAGCTGTTGCTTGAAGGACTGCAGGCGACTCTGTTCGCGGCCAGTACAGATGAGAGTAAGCAGATTTTGACGGGGCTACATGTAAGTACGTCTGCGGATGGCCTGGAGTTTGCGGCAACGGACGGGCATCGACTTGCGATCGCAACCTTCCCCGAAACTATGACCGAAACTCCCATGACTTTGACCATTCCGGCCAAAGCTCTCCGAGAGCTAGAGCGGATGTTGGGCCGTGTCGCTTCGGCAATCTCTTTTCGGTTTGATAACACGCAAGCTGCCTTTGAGTTGACTACTGAACAGGGAACAGAGCGCCTCAACTGTCGCTTACTAGAGGGACAATACCCCACCTATCAGCAACTGGTGCCGACTCAATTTGCACGTCAGGTTACCCTTGACCGGCAGGCGCTTCTGAGTGGTGTTGAGCGCATTGCGGTCTTAGCGGCGCGTAAGAACAACATCATTCGCCTGCGCCTCAATAGTGAAGAGCAGCAGGTCGCGCTGTCTGCTGAGGCACCGGAATTTGGGACAGGTGAAGAATGTATCCCCGCTCAAATTTCAGGGGAATCGGTCGAAGTAGCTTTTAACGCTAAATATCTCAGTGACGGCCTCAAATCAATGGCGGCTCAAGAGATTCAACTGCAGCTTAATGAACCCACTATGCCCGCGATTTTGTCGCCTTTGGGTGGGCGAAAGGTAACCTATCTAATCATGCCGATTCAAATTCGGTAG
- the dnaA gene encoding chromosomal replication initiator protein DnaA — protein sequence MESTVENLWSQVLERLQLQLSRPTFETWIKTASAEELQDNCLVIHTPNPFARNWIQKYYIKTIASVVHDILGHPVDIRIEIAQGDDLSTANDIESPSLPPTPPAAQGAETNGAKEKDRKRASPLNPKYAFSRYVVGPNNRMAHAACLAVAEYPGREYNPLFLCGGVGLGKTHLMQAIGHYRLEIQPDSKIFYISTEQFTNDLIAAIRKDGMQSFREHYRAVDVMLVDDIQFIEGKEYTQEEFFHTFNTLHEAGKQVVLASDRQPSQIPRLQERLCSRFSMGLIADIQPPDLETRMAILQKKAEYESIRLPREVIEYIASSYTSNIRELEGALIRAVAYISISGLPMTVANIAPVLNPPTEKVAASPETIMAAIVETYGISTEDLKSNSRRREISLARQIGMYLMRQHTDLSLPKIGEEFGGKDHTTVMYSCEKVSVLETNDPDVAQQLRQLSDRINLASNQAD from the coding sequence GTGGAAAGCACCGTTGAAAATCTATGGAGTCAAGTTCTGGAGCGACTGCAGCTACAGCTCAGTCGGCCCACGTTTGAAACCTGGATCAAGACGGCCAGTGCGGAAGAACTACAGGATAACTGCTTGGTCATCCATACGCCCAACCCCTTTGCCCGCAACTGGATTCAGAAGTATTACATCAAAACCATTGCCAGCGTGGTTCATGATATTCTCGGCCACCCTGTTGATATTCGCATTGAGATTGCCCAAGGTGACGATCTCAGTACGGCGAATGATATAGAGTCTCCGTCTTTGCCGCCAACGCCGCCAGCAGCTCAGGGAGCAGAAACCAACGGAGCAAAGGAGAAAGACCGTAAACGCGCTAGCCCATTGAATCCGAAGTATGCCTTTTCTCGATACGTGGTGGGTCCGAATAATCGCATGGCTCATGCGGCCTGTCTAGCGGTGGCAGAGTATCCGGGCCGGGAATATAACCCTCTGTTTCTCTGTGGCGGCGTTGGTTTGGGCAAGACCCATCTCATGCAGGCAATTGGCCATTATCGTCTGGAAATTCAGCCTGATTCTAAGATTTTCTATATTTCGACTGAGCAGTTCACGAATGATCTGATTGCGGCGATTCGTAAGGATGGTATGCAGAGCTTCCGCGAACACTATCGAGCTGTGGACGTGATGCTGGTGGATGATATTCAGTTCATTGAGGGGAAAGAGTACACTCAAGAAGAATTTTTCCATACGTTCAATACCCTGCACGAAGCTGGTAAGCAGGTGGTCCTCGCTTCAGACCGTCAACCGAGCCAAATTCCGAGGCTGCAGGAGCGCCTTTGTTCTCGATTTTCAATGGGCCTGATCGCTGATATTCAGCCCCCTGACTTAGAAACGCGGATGGCGATTCTGCAGAAAAAGGCTGAATACGAAAGCATTCGTCTGCCCAGAGAGGTGATTGAGTATATTGCTTCGAGCTATACCTCTAACATTCGGGAGCTGGAGGGGGCTTTGATTCGCGCGGTTGCCTACATCTCGATTTCGGGCCTGCCGATGACGGTTGCCAATATTGCTCCGGTCTTGAATCCGCCAACAGAGAAGGTGGCGGCCTCTCCTGAGACGATCATGGCGGCCATTGTCGAAACCTATGGAATCTCAACAGAGGATCTGAAGAGCAATTCTCGCCGCCGTGAAATTAGCCTAGCTCGCCAAATCGGCATGTATCTGATGCGGCAGCACACAGATTTGAGCCTGCCCAAGATCGGTGAGGAGTTTGGCGGCAAAGACCACACGACAGTCATGTACAGCTGCGAGAAGGTCTCGGTTCTAGAAACAAATGACCCTGATGTGGCACAACAGCTCCGGCAGTTAAGCGATCGCATCAATCTCGCCAGCAACCAGGCAGACTAA
- a CDS encoding low molecular weight protein-tyrosine-phosphatase, with amino-acid sequence MPQKLLFVCLGNICRSPSAEGIMNHLIAEAGLSQEIICDSAGTSGFHIGEPADRRMSAAAQQQGFTLTSRSRKFEVSDFEEFDLILAMDQDNYDAMLALDRTGRYHHKLKMICEFCQNHSDHDVPDPYYGGPSGFTYVIDLLADACAGLLHYLTQEQRA; translated from the coding sequence ATGCCTCAGAAACTCCTGTTTGTTTGCCTCGGTAATATCTGTCGCTCTCCCTCTGCAGAAGGGATTATGAATCACCTGATAGCAGAAGCCGGTCTCAGCCAAGAGATCATTTGTGATTCAGCAGGCACTAGCGGATTCCACATTGGCGAACCCGCCGACCGTCGGATGTCAGCAGCAGCTCAACAGCAGGGGTTCACACTAACCAGCCGTAGCCGCAAGTTTGAAGTCAGTGATTTTGAAGAATTTGATTTGATCCTAGCGATGGACCAAGATAACTACGATGCGATGCTGGCCTTAGACCGCACGGGTCGCTATCACCATAAATTGAAAATGATATGTGAATTTTGTCAGAACCACAGCGACCATGATGTTCCCGATCCTTACTATGGCGGTCCTTCAGGATTTACCTACGTGATTGATCTGCTGGCCGACGCTTGTGCAGGTCTATTACATTACTTGACTCAAGAGCAGCGGGCTTAA
- the rpmH gene encoding 50S ribosomal protein L34 — protein sequence MTKRTLGGTNRKRKRTSGFRARMRTKNGQNVIKARRRKGRARLAV from the coding sequence ATGACGAAACGCACATTAGGCGGTACCAACCGTAAGCGCAAGAGAACCTCGGGCTTCAGGGCTCGAATGCGGACTAAAAATGGTCAAAACGTGATTAAAGCTCGTCGCCGTAAAGGTCGGGCGCGGCTGGCTGTTTAA
- the rnpA gene encoding ribonuclease P protein component yields MLSKLHRLRKTQDFLTVYQRGYRRNSADLSLRVYRRPHAQDAVSPTRIGISISQKVSKRAVVRNRLKRQLRAACSQLLPQIKPGQDIVLVVRSTALQCSYQQFLQQLKQLFTQAEILHGH; encoded by the coding sequence GTGTTATCGAAGCTGCACCGATTGAGAAAAACACAAGACTTTTTGACGGTCTACCAACGCGGTTACCGTCGAAATTCTGCTGACTTATCTTTAAGAGTTTATCGGCGACCCCATGCCCAAGACGCGGTTTCGCCAACTCGAATCGGAATTTCAATTAGCCAGAAGGTTAGCAAGCGCGCTGTCGTGCGAAATCGCCTGAAGCGCCAACTCCGAGCCGCTTGTTCGCAGCTTTTGCCCCAGATAAAGCCAGGACAAGATATCGTTCTTGTTGTACGATCGACTGCTTTGCAGTGCAGTTATCAGCAATTTCTGCAACAATTGAAACAGTTGTTTACACAAGCGGAGATCCTACATGGGCATTAA
- the yidC gene encoding membrane protein insertase YidC: MIGYLSNNIMLPILDFFYGIVPSYGLAIVALTLVIRFALYPVSAGQIRNMRRMKVAQPAMQKRQQEVKERYKDNPTKMQEEQAKIIQEFGNPLAGCLPLLLQMPILFALFATLRGSPFADIKYSVNVKVLPQDKIEQVDVQPFSTKPQNIYVDEGIHYSVAAIVPAGNRLAVGDNAKVELQTVTGKPFSDVLSDYPSSEIRPTWSVIKGEDRVALDAQGHLKALQPGDATLQGSVPGIAAQKGFLFIKALGRVGALEGDLMTETADGGTRFNSDAIHWDILLMVIGFGISLYINQLFSGQSGSGQGQQQAIQKYMPVMFSGMFLFFPLPAGVLLYMLIANVFQTVQSFFLAREPLPENLQKIVDEEQRKAAKASPMKSAKPGDDEDRKPLPFEPEYSKNADS; encoded by the coding sequence ATGATTGGATATCTCTCGAATAACATCATGTTGCCGATCCTAGATTTTTTCTACGGAATCGTGCCCAGCTATGGTCTTGCGATTGTGGCGTTGACGTTAGTCATTCGCTTTGCGCTGTACCCGGTGAGTGCGGGGCAAATTCGCAACATGCGGCGCATGAAAGTGGCTCAACCGGCGATGCAGAAGCGTCAGCAAGAGGTTAAAGAGCGCTACAAAGATAACCCGACCAAGATGCAAGAAGAGCAGGCCAAAATTATTCAAGAATTTGGTAACCCTCTTGCTGGCTGTCTGCCTCTTCTGCTGCAGATGCCCATCTTATTTGCCCTATTTGCTACTCTGCGGGGGTCGCCCTTTGCCGACATTAAGTACTCCGTCAATGTCAAGGTTTTACCCCAGGACAAAATCGAGCAAGTTGACGTTCAACCGTTCTCAACCAAGCCACAAAATATCTACGTGGATGAGGGGATTCATTACTCTGTAGCTGCGATTGTTCCTGCCGGGAATCGTCTGGCAGTGGGAGACAATGCAAAAGTTGAGCTGCAAACCGTAACGGGCAAGCCGTTCTCGGATGTTCTCAGTGATTATCCAAGTAGTGAGATTCGCCCAACTTGGTCTGTGATCAAAGGTGAAGACCGTGTGGCACTCGATGCTCAAGGTCATCTCAAAGCTTTGCAGCCCGGAGATGCAACTCTGCAGGGCTCTGTACCTGGAATCGCTGCTCAGAAAGGCTTTTTGTTTATCAAAGCTCTGGGCCGCGTGGGGGCGCTTGAGGGCGATTTGATGACGGAAACCGCTGATGGTGGTACACGGTTCAATAGTGATGCGATTCACTGGGATATTTTGCTAATGGTGATTGGATTTGGCATCTCGCTCTACATCAATCAACTGTTTTCAGGCCAGAGCGGCAGCGGCCAAGGACAGCAGCAGGCGATTCAGAAATACATGCCCGTGATGTTTTCTGGGATGTTTCTGTTCTTTCCCCTACCGGCTGGTGTGTTGCTCTATATGTTGATTGCCAACGTCTTTCAGACCGTTCAGAGCTTCTTCCTTGCCCGTGAGCCGCTACCCGAAAATTTGCAAAAGATTGTAGACGAAGAACAGCGGAAGGCAGCCAAGGCTTCACCTATGAAATCTGCTAAGCCTGGGGATGATGAGGATCGTAAGCCCCTTCCCTTCGAGCCTGAGTACTCTAAGAATGCTGACTCATGA
- a CDS encoding PH domain-containing protein gives MGIKEDTYFEGAPHRGDLLINLLMGMTIICLPFTIGAIVRAIWVRYKITSRRVIVTGGWFGRTRSDIIYGEIAKIVTVPRGFGSWGDMVITLDDGSRLEMRAVPKFREVSAYIEDHIKSPKKTAVAAS, from the coding sequence ATGGGCATTAAAGAGGACACCTATTTTGAGGGAGCCCCTCATCGTGGCGATCTGCTGATCAACCTTTTGATGGGAATGACGATTATTTGCTTGCCGTTCACAATCGGCGCAATTGTCAGAGCCATTTGGGTTCGATATAAAATTACTAGCCGACGCGTAATCGTTACAGGTGGATGGTTTGGTCGTACCCGGTCCGATATTATCTATGGCGAGATTGCGAAGATCGTGACGGTTCCTAGAGGCTTTGGGTCTTGGGGAGATATGGTGATCACACTAGATGATGGCAGTCGCTTAGAGATGAGAGCTGTGCCTAAGTTTAGAGAAGTGTCGGCCTATATTGAAGATCACATCAAGTCTCCCAAGAAGACCGCAGTTGCCGCCAGCTAG